The genomic region ACTAGTACTAATCGGTCGAGGACTTGACCAAAAGCTCACTTTTAAGTTTTGTGTGTTTTGTTAATCTAGTGACAATAGCGAGGAGGATACACCGGTTCCCATTCCGAACACCAGAGTTAAGCTCCTCAGCGCCGATGGTACTTGGGGTTACCCCCTGGGAGAGTAGGTCATCGCTAGGTAAGATAAGAACCACTTCAATCAACATGAAGTGGTTCTTTTGTATTATTCTTATTCTTTGTCTTTAAAAAAGAGGAATTAGCTTATTTGTGTGGAATAATATTACAATAATAATTTTTTGAGGAGATGTTTATGGTAGCCAGTTTATATTCTATAAAAGTGAATTGTCTAAATTGTAATAATCAATTTGATACATTAAAACCCAGGTCTAAGTTTTGTATAGTATTAAATAAAGATACGGATTTTTGTAATCACTATAAAGATTATATAAATCCTTACTTTTATGAAGTATATGTTTGTCCCCAGTGTGGATTTGCTTTTACTGAAAGTTTTACCGAAAAGTTAAAAGAAGATGTTAAAAGGGAGTTTTATGAAAAAGTAGCTTCTAAATGGTATAAGAGGTACCAATATTCCTTTGCCAGAAGTTTAGGGACAGCTATAGAAGCTTATAAATTAGCTTTATTAACGGCAAATATAGTAAAGGAAAAAGATTGGGTTATAGCTGGTTTAGCTTTAAGATTAGGTTGGTTTTATCGATATAGAAAAAATCTAGAAGATGAGATCAAATTTTTAACTATTGCCAGAGATTATTATTTAAAAGCATATAATGAAGATGGGCTACGGGGTTATGAAAATCCTGAAATTACAGTTTTATACCTTATAGGTGAACTGAGTGCAAGGATTGGCGATAATCAAACTGCCTTAAAGTTTTTAGCTAAGGTAACGGAACATGAGTCAAGGGAATTTCATAAGGCAATAGTTAATCAAGCAAGGGATAGATGGTACTCAATAAAAGAACTTAAAAGGGCAAAATAAAGGGAATTTTTCACTTTATTTTGCTTTATTTATTTTTACGGTATATAATTTTATTATGAAAAAAATATTAATTAGTAGTTGTCTATTAGGTGCTTGTACTAAGTATGATGGAGGGCATAATAGAAATGAACAAATTTTAAAAAAACTAGTAAATATTGAGGTTTTCAGTTTATGCCCTGAAGTTTTAGGGGGGCTTCCTACTCCTAGACCACCTGCTGAGATAATTGGGGGTGATGGATTTTCTGTCTTAAAAGGAAATTGTAAGGTGGTTAATAACTTAGGGGAAGACGTAACGGAAAACTTTATTAAAGGAGCAAAAGAAACCTTGAGAATATGTTTAGATAAAGATTGCCAAATAGCAATTCTAAAAGGCAATAGCCCTTCTTGCAGTAACAAGTTTATTTATGATGGTACGTTTCAAGGGAATAAAGTATTAGGTTTAGGGGTAACTGCTGCTTTATTAGTAGAAAATAACATCAAAGTTTTTTCAGAGGAGGATGATTTAAGTGGATTATTCTAAAGAAATTAAGGAAAGGGTAGAGTTTATTAGAGATTATGTACATAAAGCTGGAGGGAAAGGTGTAGTATTGGGAGTAAGTGGAGGTAAAGATAGTGCTGTAGTAGCTGCTTTAGCCAAAAAAGCTTTTCCCCAAACATCCTTTGGAGTAATTATGCCTTGTCATAGCTTACAAAAAGATATCGAACACGGGAAATTATTATGTGAATCGATAGGATTAGAATATACCATTGTCGACTTAACAGAAGCCTATGAAACTTTATTAAAAAATATCCCTGTTGGTATTACTGATATTTCTAAAGCCAATATTAAACCTAGGTTAAGGATGACTACACTATACGCTATTGCTCAATCCCAAAATGCTTTAGTTTTAGGTACAGGAAATAGAACTGAAATAACTTTAGGTTATTTTACAAAACATGGAGATGGAGCTTGTGATATAAATCCCATTTCAGATTTAACAGTGGGGCAAGTCTTTGATATGGCTAGAGAATTAAATATTCCTAAAGAAATTATTGAAAAACCACCATCTGCTGGTCTTTGGGAAGGTCAGACAGATGAAGGGGAATTGGGACTAAAATATGCCGATGTGGATAATTATCTGTTAACAGGACAAGGTTCTCAAGAGTTAATAGAAAGGGTTAAGTATTTAAATAGAGTTACTGAACATAAAAGAAAGGGATACGCTCAATTTAGAGATTATAGAACATTATAAAGTCCTTCAATTTTTCTCTCCTTTATGCTAAAATATTAACAGGTTTTTTGAAAGGAGAGAGTTTAATATGGCTGGTCATTCCAAATGGGCTAATATAAAACATAGAAAAAGTAGAGTTGATGCTCAAAGGGGAAAAATTTTTACGAAAATTGCCAAAGAAATTATGGTAGCTGTAAAGCAAGGAGGGCCTGACCCTGATGGAAACTTTAAACTAAGATTGGCTATCCAAAAAGCTCGTCTAAATAATATGCCTAATGATAATATTCAAAGGGCAATACAAAGGGGTCTAGGTGATCTCGATGGATCAAATTACGAAGAAATTATATATGAAGGTTATGGTCCTGGAGGTGCTGCTTTATTATTAGAAATCCTCACTGATAACCGGAATAGGACAGCTCCAGAAATCCGCCATATATTAAGTAAACATGGTGGAAGTTTAGGGGAATCTGGTTGTGTTGCTTGGATGTTCCAAAGACGAGGTTTACTAGTAATAGAGAAGACAAATGAAATAGATGAAGATGAATTTATTTTAGCGGCATTAGATGCTGGAGCTTTAGACGTAAAGGTAGAAGAAGATAGTTTAGAGGTTATAACTGAACCTAGTACTTTTGAAGAAGTGAAACAAGCCTTAAACAACTTAGGTTATACCTTTGTTGTAGAAGAAGTGACAATGATTCCTCAAACTACCATTTCATTAGAAGGAAATGAAAAGGAAACTATGGAGAAACTAATAGAAATCCTAGAAGACCATAATGATATCCAAAATGTTTATACTAACTATGAAAGATAAATTTATAGATTAGATGTATAAATTGACACCCTGCGGGTATAATACCCGACAGGGTGATTTATATGTCGAGAAAAGATTATAATATAAGGATTAAAAAACTTAAAAGGTTACGTAGATTATACTGGTTAGTTGGAGTACTATCAAGTGCTTTAACTTTAGCAATTATGGTTTTCTTTTTATTGATATTTTTAAACAATAATTCCACTAAACCTACAGCCCAAGAACCTGAAACTGTTACATCTATCACTGAAAATACTTTAGTCATTGTAGAAGAAATATGTACTTTTTGTCTTAGTAAAAATGAAAATCAGCAGTTAATTTCCCAAATAAAATCCCAAGGTTCAATGACACAACCTGCTTTAAAATTTTACCTAAAAGGTTTAGGATATGATGAAGATGTTATTAAAATATTTTCATCAGATAAAGTTTTAATAACATTATCAAAGGAAAAATGTGAGGTTTGTCTTGATGAAAGTATTTACATGGTTATAAGTGATACTGAGGGAATCCTTTTTTATAAAGGAAATCCATTAATTGCTGAAAAGTTACCTGAAAGTATTAATGAAAAAGTAATAATTATGGATCCTAGTATGGAAA from Anaerobranca gottschalkii DSM 13577 harbors:
- a CDS encoding YebC/PmpR family DNA-binding transcriptional regulator is translated as MAGHSKWANIKHRKSRVDAQRGKIFTKIAKEIMVAVKQGGPDPDGNFKLRLAIQKARLNNMPNDNIQRAIQRGLGDLDGSNYEEIIYEGYGPGGAALLLEILTDNRNRTAPEIRHILSKHGGSLGESGCVAWMFQRRGLLVIEKTNEIDEDEFILAALDAGALDVKVEEDSLEVITEPSTFEEVKQALNNLGYTFVVEEVTMIPQTTISLEGNEKETMEKLIEILEDHNDIQNVYTNYER
- a CDS encoding DUF523 domain-containing protein, giving the protein MKKILISSCLLGACTKYDGGHNRNEQILKKLVNIEVFSLCPEVLGGLPTPRPPAEIIGGDGFSVLKGNCKVVNNLGEDVTENFIKGAKETLRICLDKDCQIAILKGNSPSCSNKFIYDGTFQGNKVLGLGVTAALLVENNIKVFSEEDDLSGLF
- a CDS encoding DUF2225 domain-containing protein is translated as MVASLYSIKVNCLNCNNQFDTLKPRSKFCIVLNKDTDFCNHYKDYINPYFYEVYVCPQCGFAFTESFTEKLKEDVKREFYEKVASKWYKRYQYSFARSLGTAIEAYKLALLTANIVKEKDWVIAGLALRLGWFYRYRKNLEDEIKFLTIARDYYLKAYNEDGLRGYENPEITVLYLIGELSARIGDNQTALKFLAKVTEHESREFHKAIVNQARDRWYSIKELKRAK
- the nadE gene encoding NAD(+) synthase; this translates as MDYSKEIKERVEFIRDYVHKAGGKGVVLGVSGGKDSAVVAALAKKAFPQTSFGVIMPCHSLQKDIEHGKLLCESIGLEYTIVDLTEAYETLLKNIPVGITDISKANIKPRLRMTTLYAIAQSQNALVLGTGNRTEITLGYFTKHGDGACDINPISDLTVGQVFDMARELNIPKEIIEKPPSAGLWEGQTDEGELGLKYADVDNYLLTGQGSQELIERVKYLNRVTEHKRKGYAQFRDYRTL